One Streptomyces sp. SAI-135 DNA segment encodes these proteins:
- the rpsF gene encoding 30S ribosomal protein S6 — protein MRHYEVMVILDPDLEERAVAPLIENFLSVVREGNGKVEKVDTWGRRRLSYEIKKKPEGIYSVIDLQAEPAVVKELDRQLNLNESVLRTKVLRPETH, from the coding sequence ATGCGTCACTACGAGGTGATGGTCATCCTCGACCCCGATCTGGAGGAGCGCGCTGTCGCCCCCCTGATCGAGAACTTCCTCTCCGTCGTCCGTGAGGGCAACGGCAAGGTGGAGAAGGTCGACACCTGGGGCCGTCGTCGGCTCTCGTACGAGATCAAGAAGAAGCCCGAGGGCATCTACTCGGTCATCGACCTGCAGGCCGAGCCTGCGGTCGTCAAGGAGCTCGACCGCCAGCTGAACCTGAACGAGTCGGTCCTCCGGACCAAGGTCCTCCGCCCCGAGACCCACTGA
- a CDS encoding transglycosylase domain-containing protein yields MSEHRRKPPQPQGGGRAAARRGQSGSSSGRRAAPRGATGSLSDSYGTSSQESASYGPGGEERPYGGRAEARRAAQRSTGGGGRRRGAEPARGARRGAPAGRGRASDPGKKRLIDYPRAGKYGVARWVPSWKLVTGLFIGFIGSLVAVAGVGYALVSVPNVAETATAQNNVYYWSDNTEMVSTGGETNRQIVNLAQIPKAMQYAVVSQENKTFYTDSGIDPKGIARAVFNMARGGNTQGGSTITQQYVKNARLDDQSQTVTRKFKEIFISIKVGATVNKDEIMAGYLNSAYYGRNAYGIQAAARAYFNKDAKDLNPGECAFLSAMLKGATYYDPAGAQSIDPTNASPEANSRRALRQMQDTLSKMVEYGHLSAAERAKYTTLPKWQNPRSNTQLKGQVGYLVDLAKAYLVNNKIISADQLQRGGYSIYTTFDKKKVGELEAAVKKVRKENIDPKKRPDKDTYVQFGGASVEPATGAIRACYGGEDATTHFTNNCDSTGAQVGSTFKTFVLAAAMKWGVRDPDLGESQAQDERTVVNAKSLFSGKNDLKIKNYDGSIWKNEEGKEWLQENDGKQSYGSPPKYQIDLREAMRESVNSAFVQLGMDVGLDKVKEAAMDAGLKENSLAGTNYPSFSIGISDPSAIRMAGAYATFAASGKQNEPYSVEKVTSKDGDVFTHKAQPEQAFEKKVADNVTDVLKTVVEDGTGTNAQLTGREVAGKTGTTDGNKSAWFVGYTPQLSTSITMFRLDDDETKKNRTFLEMYGTGGQEKIHGASFPSEIWHDYMEQALKDQKAIDFPTPEPIGEIVNEEPSPTPTPTPSETESATPTPTPTPSQTLTSPTPTATETCRFDWQCSDAGGTDNGGTDGGVTSSPTATSTDGSGGNTNGNGNGGLFGGSGG; encoded by the coding sequence ATGAGCGAGCACCGTCGCAAACCGCCGCAGCCGCAGGGAGGCGGACGTGCCGCGGCCCGACGCGGCCAGTCCGGCTCGTCCTCCGGCCGCCGCGCGGCTCCGCGAGGCGCCACCGGGTCTCTTTCCGACTCCTATGGGACGAGCTCCCAGGAGTCGGCGTCCTACGGTCCGGGAGGCGAGGAACGTCCGTACGGCGGCCGTGCCGAGGCCCGCCGCGCGGCTCAGAGAAGCACGGGTGGCGGTGGTCGCCGCAGAGGGGCGGAGCCTGCTCGCGGAGCAAGGCGCGGGGCTCCGGCCGGCCGGGGGCGCGCATCCGATCCGGGCAAGAAGCGGCTCATCGACTACCCGCGCGCGGGCAAGTACGGTGTGGCGCGCTGGGTGCCGTCCTGGAAGCTGGTGACAGGCCTGTTCATCGGCTTCATCGGAAGCCTGGTCGCGGTCGCCGGAGTCGGTTACGCGCTCGTGAGCGTTCCGAACGTCGCCGAGACCGCGACGGCGCAGAACAACGTCTACTACTGGTCGGACAACACCGAGATGGTCTCCACCGGTGGTGAGACCAACCGCCAGATCGTCAACCTCGCCCAGATCCCCAAGGCGATGCAGTACGCCGTCGTCTCGCAGGAGAACAAGACCTTCTACACCGACAGCGGCATCGACCCCAAGGGCATCGCCCGCGCCGTGTTCAACATGGCGAGGGGCGGCAACACGCAGGGTGGCTCCACCATCACCCAGCAGTACGTCAAGAACGCGCGCCTGGACGACCAGTCCCAGACCGTCACGCGCAAGTTCAAGGAGATCTTCATCTCCATCAAGGTGGGCGCCACGGTCAACAAGGACGAGATCATGGCGGGGTACCTGAACTCGGCGTACTACGGGCGCAACGCGTACGGCATCCAGGCGGCCGCGCGCGCGTACTTCAACAAGGACGCCAAGGACCTGAATCCGGGCGAGTGCGCCTTCCTCTCCGCCATGCTCAAGGGCGCCACGTACTACGACCCGGCGGGCGCGCAATCGATCGACCCGACCAACGCCTCGCCTGAGGCCAACAGCCGGCGGGCCCTGCGGCAGATGCAGGACACCCTCAGCAAGATGGTCGAGTACGGCCACCTCAGCGCGGCGGAGCGGGCGAAGTACACCACGCTGCCCAAGTGGCAGAACCCTCGGTCCAACACCCAGCTCAAGGGGCAGGTCGGCTATCTGGTCGACCTCGCCAAGGCCTATCTGGTCAACAACAAGATCATCAGCGCCGACCAGCTCCAGCGGGGCGGCTACTCGATCTACACGACCTTCGACAAGAAGAAGGTCGGTGAGCTCGAGGCAGCGGTCAAGAAGGTCCGCAAGGAGAACATCGACCCCAAGAAGCGCCCGGACAAGGACACCTACGTCCAGTTCGGCGGGGCGTCGGTGGAGCCGGCCACCGGGGCGATCCGGGCCTGCTACGGCGGTGAGGACGCGACCACCCACTTCACCAACAACTGCGACTCCACCGGTGCCCAGGTCGGCTCGACGTTCAAGACGTTCGTGCTCGCCGCGGCGATGAAGTGGGGCGTGCGCGATCCGGACCTCGGTGAGAGCCAGGCGCAGGACGAGCGCACCGTCGTCAACGCGAAGAGCCTGTTCAGCGGCAAGAACGACCTCAAGATCAAGAACTACGACGGTTCGATCTGGAAGAACGAGGAGGGCAAGGAGTGGCTCCAGGAGAACGACGGCAAGCAGTCCTACGGCTCTCCGCCCAAGTACCAGATCGATCTTCGTGAGGCGATGCGGGAGTCGGTGAACTCCGCCTTCGTGCAGCTCGGCATGGACGTCGGCCTGGACAAGGTGAAGGAGGCGGCCATGGACGCCGGCCTCAAGGAGAACAGCCTGGCCGGCACCAACTACCCGTCCTTCTCCATCGGTATCTCCGACCCCAGCGCTATCCGCATGGCGGGCGCGTACGCGACCTTCGCGGCGAGCGGCAAGCAGAACGAGCCGTACTCCGTCGAGAAGGTCACGAGCAAGGACGGCGACGTCTTCACGCACAAGGCGCAGCCCGAGCAGGCCTTCGAGAAGAAGGTCGCCGACAACGTCACCGATGTCCTCAAGACCGTGGTCGAGGACGGTACGGGTACGAACGCCCAGCTGACCGGCCGTGAAGTGGCGGGCAAGACCGGTACCACCGACGGCAACAAGTCCGCCTGGTTCGTCGGGTACACCCCGCAGCTCTCCACGTCGATCACCATGTTCCGGCTGGACGACGACGAGACCAAGAAGAACCGTACGTTCCTCGAGATGTACGGGACGGGTGGCCAGGAGAAGATCCACGGTGCGTCGTTCCCGTCCGAGATCTGGCACGACTACATGGAACAGGCTCTGAAGGACCAGAAGGCGATCGACTTCCCGACGCCGGAGCCCATCGGTGAGATCGTCAACGAGGAGCCGAGCCCGACGCCCACTCCGACGCCCAGCGAGACCGAGTCGGCGACGCCGACTCCGACTCCGACGCCCAGCCAGACGCTCACGTCACCGACGCCCACAGCGACGGAGACCTGTCGGTTCGACTGGCAGTGCAGCGACGCGGGCGGTACGGACAACGGGGGCACCGACGGAGGCGTGACCTCGTCCCCCACGGCCACCTCGACGGACGGGAGCGGCGGCAATACCAACGGCAATGGCAATGGGGGCCTCTTCGGCGGCTCAGGCGGTTAG
- a CDS encoding glycosyltransferase 87 family protein has product MPSAESTPASVHESDPVRPTKDDEVARNGSEFIGGPLGRRALLGTSWWTPVRIIALVAIGMFALGLVQKAPCYNGGWFFGASSQYTHACYSDIPHLYQGRGFADGLVPYFDKLPGDMQYLEYPVLTGVFMEVAAWLTPGSGSIQDQEQWYWMVNAGMLMACAAVIVVCVSRTHARRPWDGLLVALAPAFALTATINWDLLAVALTASAMLMWARGRSLAFGVLLGLATAAKLYPVFLLGPLFVLCWRAGKWRDFGKALGGALVSWLVVNLPVMLFAFDGWSKFYTFSQERGVDFGSFWLILAQNSSDPLSTETVNTLATLLVLLCCAGIAALALTAPRRPRFAQLAFLIVAAFILTNKVYSPQYVLWMVPLAVLARPKWRDFLIWQACEVAYFLGIWMYLAYTTSGNAHKGLPTDGYHWAIALHLLGTAYLCVMVVRDILMPERDVVRRAGDDDPSGGVLDGAEDVFVLGPAAHPPRHAAHFEGPQVEWGNDREATDRSL; this is encoded by the coding sequence ATGCCCAGTGCTGAATCGACGCCAGCGAGCGTGCACGAGTCGGACCCGGTGCGTCCGACCAAGGACGACGAGGTCGCCAGGAACGGCAGCGAGTTCATCGGCGGCCCACTCGGGCGGCGCGCCCTGCTGGGGACCTCCTGGTGGACGCCTGTCCGGATCATCGCGCTCGTGGCCATCGGAATGTTCGCGCTCGGCCTGGTCCAAAAGGCGCCCTGCTACAACGGCGGCTGGTTCTTCGGGGCCAGCTCCCAGTACACCCACGCGTGCTACTCGGACATCCCGCACCTCTATCAGGGGCGCGGCTTCGCCGACGGGCTCGTCCCGTACTTCGACAAGCTTCCCGGTGACATGCAGTACCTCGAATACCCGGTGCTGACCGGTGTGTTCATGGAGGTTGCCGCCTGGCTCACACCGGGGAGCGGCAGCATCCAGGACCAGGAGCAGTGGTACTGGATGGTCAATGCCGGGATGCTGATGGCCTGTGCGGCCGTCATCGTCGTCTGCGTGAGCCGTACCCACGCCCGCCGCCCGTGGGACGGCCTGCTGGTCGCCCTGGCGCCGGCCTTCGCGCTGACCGCCACCATCAACTGGGACCTGCTGGCGGTCGCTCTGACGGCCTCCGCGATGCTGATGTGGGCGCGGGGCCGTTCGCTCGCCTTCGGCGTCCTCCTGGGGCTCGCCACAGCCGCCAAGCTCTACCCGGTCTTCCTGCTCGGGCCGTTGTTCGTGCTGTGCTGGCGGGCGGGCAAGTGGCGGGACTTCGGCAAGGCCCTGGGCGGCGCGCTCGTCTCCTGGCTCGTGGTGAACCTGCCGGTGATGCTCTTCGCCTTCGACGGCTGGTCGAAGTTCTACACGTTCAGCCAGGAGCGGGGTGTGGACTTCGGTTCCTTCTGGCTGATCCTGGCCCAGAACTCCTCCGACCCGCTGAGTACCGAAACGGTCAACACCCTCGCCACGCTGCTGGTGCTGCTGTGCTGCGCGGGCATCGCGGCGCTGGCCCTGACCGCCCCGCGCCGACCGCGCTTCGCCCAGCTGGCGTTCCTGATCGTCGCGGCGTTCATCCTCACCAACAAGGTCTACTCGCCGCAGTACGTCCTGTGGATGGTGCCGCTGGCCGTACTGGCTCGCCCCAAGTGGCGCGACTTCCTCATCTGGCAGGCGTGCGAGGTGGCGTACTTCCTGGGGATCTGGATGTACCTCGCCTACACGACCAGCGGCAACGCTCACAAGGGTCTGCCGACCGACGGCTACCACTGGGCCATCGCCCTGCACCTCCTGGGCACCGCCTACCTGTGCGTGATGGTCGTGCGCGACATCCTCATGCCGGAACGGGACGTGGTACGCCGGGCCGGCGACGACGATCCCTCGGGTGGCGTGCTCGACGGAGCCGAAGACGTCTTCGTGCTGGGTCCCGCCGCCCACCCGCCAAGGCACGCGGCCCACTTCGAGGGGCCGCAGGTGGAGTGGGGCAACGACCGGGAGGCCACCGACCGTTCGCTGTGA
- a CDS encoding alanine racemase — protein sequence MALTLYVDTARWRAHHKHVQEQFPGLVPVCKGNGYGFGHERLAEEATRLGSDVLAVGTTYEAARIKDWFGGDLLVLTPYRRGEEPVPLPDRVIRSVSSIDGVYGLVGARVVIEVMSSMKRHGISEQDLPQLHAAIENVRLEGFAIHLPLDRTDGSDAVEEVIGWMDRLRAARLPLHTMFVSHLKAEDLARLQQQFPQTRFRARIGTRLWLGDHDATEYRGAVLDVTRVSKGDRFGYRQQKAASDGFLVVVAGGTSHGVGLEAPKALHGVMPRAKGVARAGLATVNRNLSPFVWGGKQRWFAEPPHMQVSILFVPSDAPEPKVGEELVAHLRHTTTQFDRIVDR from the coding sequence ATGGCGCTCACGCTCTACGTCGACACCGCGCGCTGGCGGGCGCACCACAAGCACGTGCAGGAGCAGTTCCCGGGGCTCGTCCCGGTCTGCAAGGGCAACGGCTACGGCTTCGGGCACGAGCGGCTGGCGGAGGAGGCCACCCGGCTGGGCTCGGACGTCCTCGCCGTCGGCACGACCTACGAGGCCGCACGGATCAAGGACTGGTTCGGCGGTGACCTGCTGGTGCTGACGCCGTACCGGCGCGGCGAGGAGCCCGTTCCGCTGCCCGACCGGGTCATCCGGTCGGTGTCGTCCATCGACGGTGTCTACGGCCTCGTGGGCGCCCGCGTGGTCATCGAGGTGATGTCCTCGATGAAGCGGCACGGCATCAGCGAGCAGGACCTGCCGCAGTTGCACGCCGCCATAGAGAACGTCCGCCTGGAGGGCTTCGCGATCCACCTCCCGCTCGACCGCACCGACGGCTCCGACGCCGTCGAGGAGGTCATCGGCTGGATGGACCGGCTGCGCGCGGCCCGGCTGCCGCTGCACACCATGTTCGTGAGCCACCTCAAGGCCGAGGATCTCGCCCGACTGCAGCAGCAGTTCCCGCAGACCCGTTTCCGGGCCCGCATCGGGACCCGGCTGTGGCTCGGGGACCACGACGCCACCGAGTACCGCGGGGCCGTCCTGGACGTCACCCGCGTCTCCAAGGGGGACCGCTTCGGCTACCGGCAGCAGAAGGCGGCCTCCGACGGCTTCCTGGTCGTCGTGGCGGGCGGTACCTCGCACGGTGTGGGCCTGGAGGCCCCGAAGGCCCTGCACGGCGTCATGCCGCGCGCCAAGGGGGTCGCCCGGGCCGGCCTGGCCACGGTCAACCGGAACCTTTCTCCGTTCGTCTGGGGCGGCAAGCAGCGCTGGTTCGCAGAGCCGCCGCACATGCAGGTCTCCATCTTGTTCGTGCCCTCGGACGCCCCCGAGCCGAAGGTCGGCGAGGAACTGGTGGCCCATCTGCGCCACACCACCACGCAGTTCGACCGCATCGTCGACCGCTGA
- the dnaB gene encoding replicative DNA helicase, translating into MSISEPLDDPWADSGPSDRLPSSRRRGDGGRGRDEQHDRGRDTGEWDGGGTAFERVPPQDLDAEQSVLGGMLLSKDAIADVVEVLKGHDFYKPAHETIFQAILDVYAKGEPADPITIAAELTKRGEINKVGGASYLHTLVQTVPTAANAEYYAEIVHERAVLRRLVEAGTRITQMGYAADDDVDEIVNRAQAEIYAVTEQRTSEDYLPLGDIMEGALDEIEAIGSRSGEMTGVPTGFTDLDSLTNGLHPGQMIVIAARPAMGKSTLALDFARAASIKHNLASVIFSLEMGRNEIAMRLLSAEARVALHHMRSGTMTDEDWTRLARRMPEVSSAPLYIDDSPNLSMMEIRAKCRRLKQRNDIKLVIIDYLQLMQAGGSKRSESRQQEVSDMSRNLKLLAKELEVPVIALSQLNRGPEQRTDKKPMVSDLRESGSIEQDADMVILLHREDAYEKESPRAGEADIIVGKHRNGPTATITVAFQGHYSRFVDMAQT; encoded by the coding sequence GTGAGTATTTCCGAGCCCTTGGACGACCCGTGGGCCGACAGCGGGCCCAGTGATCGTCTGCCTTCCTCGCGCCGCCGCGGCGACGGGGGCCGGGGGCGCGACGAGCAGCACGACCGCGGCAGGGACACCGGTGAATGGGACGGCGGAGGCACGGCCTTCGAGCGTGTCCCACCCCAGGACCTGGACGCCGAGCAGTCCGTCCTGGGCGGCATGCTCCTGTCCAAGGACGCCATCGCGGACGTCGTCGAGGTCCTCAAGGGCCACGACTTCTACAAGCCCGCCCACGAGACGATCTTCCAGGCGATCCTGGACGTCTACGCCAAGGGTGAGCCGGCCGACCCCATCACGATCGCCGCCGAGCTCACCAAGCGCGGCGAGATCAACAAGGTGGGCGGCGCATCGTATCTGCACACGCTCGTCCAGACCGTGCCGACGGCGGCGAACGCCGAGTACTACGCGGAGATCGTCCACGAGCGAGCCGTCCTGCGGCGCCTGGTCGAGGCGGGGACGCGCATCACCCAGATGGGATACGCGGCCGACGACGACGTCGACGAGATCGTCAACCGCGCCCAGGCCGAGATCTACGCGGTCACCGAGCAGCGCACCAGCGAGGACTATCTGCCGCTCGGCGACATCATGGAAGGCGCGCTCGACGAGATCGAGGCGATCGGCTCACGCAGTGGCGAGATGACCGGTGTGCCCACCGGCTTCACCGACCTCGACTCGCTCACCAACGGTCTGCACCCGGGACAGATGATCGTCATCGCGGCCCGCCCCGCCATGGGCAAGTCCACTCTCGCGCTGGACTTCGCCCGCGCGGCCTCGATCAAGCACAACCTGGCCAGCGTCATCTTCTCCCTCGAAATGGGGCGCAACGAGATCGCGATGCGCCTTCTGTCGGCCGAGGCGCGGGTGGCCCTGCACCACATGCGCTCGGGCACCATGACGGACGAGGACTGGACCCGCCTGGCGCGCCGGATGCCCGAGGTGTCCTCCGCCCCGCTCTACATCGACGACTCCCCGAACCTGTCGATGATGGAGATCCGCGCGAAGTGCCGGCGGCTGAAACAGCGCAACGACATCAAGCTCGTGATCATCGACTATCTCCAGCTGATGCAGGCCGGTGGTTCCAAGCGCTCCGAGAGCCGGCAGCAGGAGGTCTCGGACATGTCCCGTAACCTCAAGCTCCTGGCCAAGGAGCTGGAGGTCCCGGTGATCGCGCTCTCGCAGCTCAACCGTGGTCCCGAGCAGCGCACGGACAAGAAGCCCATGGTGTCCGACCTGCGTGAGTCGGGCTCCATCGAGCAGGACGCCGACATGGTGATCCTGCTGCACCGTGAGGACGCCTACGAGAAGGAGTCACCCCGCGCGGGCGAGGCGGACATCATCGTGGGCAAGCACCGTAACGGCCCCACGGCGACGATCACCGTCGCCTTCCAGGGCCACTACTCGCGCTTTGTGGACATGGCCCAGACCTGA
- the rplI gene encoding 50S ribosomal protein L9: MKIILTHEVSGLGAAGDVVDVKDGYARNYLIPRNFAIRWTKGGEKDVEQIRRARKIHEIQTIEQANQVKAQLEGVKVRLAVRSGDAGRLFGSVTPADIASAIKASGGPEVDKRRIELGSPIKTLGAHETSVRLHPEVAAKVNIEVVAA; encoded by the coding sequence ATGAAGATCATCCTCACCCACGAGGTCTCCGGCCTCGGTGCCGCGGGCGACGTCGTCGACGTCAAGGACGGTTACGCTCGTAACTACCTGATCCCGCGGAACTTCGCGATCCGTTGGACCAAGGGTGGCGAGAAGGACGTCGAGCAGATCCGTCGTGCTCGCAAGATCCACGAGATCCAGACCATCGAGCAGGCCAACCAGGTGAAGGCCCAGCTCGAGGGCGTCAAGGTCCGCCTGGCCGTCCGCTCCGGCGACGCCGGTCGTCTCTTCGGTTCCGTCACCCCGGCCGACATCGCGTCCGCGATCAAGGCTTCCGGTGGCCCCGAGGTCGACAAGCGCCGCATCGAGCTGGGCTCGCCGATCAAGACGCTGGGCGCTCACGAGACGTCCGTGCGTCTGCACCCCGAGGTTGCCGCCAAGGTCAACATCGAGGTCGTCGCGGCCTGA
- the femX gene encoding peptidoglycan bridge formation glycyltransferase FemX: protein MSLTLRTISREQHLAYIQSLPSASHMQVPAWADVKAEWRSESLGWFDEKTGELVGAGLVLYRQLPKIKRYLAYLPEGPVINWFAPNLTEWLEPMLAHLKHQGAFSVKMGPPVIIRRWEATSIKAGIQNPDVKRLRDIEADFIEPRAFEVADKLRRMGWQQGEDGGAGFGDVQPRYVYQVPLANRSLEEVHKNFNQLWRRNIKKAEKAGVEVVQGGYQDLEEWQRLYEITAVRDHFRPRPLSYFQRMWTALNTEDPNRMRLYFARHEGVNLSAATMLIVGGHVWYSYGASDNIGREVRPSNAMQWRMLRDAYALGATVYDLRGISDSLDETDHLFGLIQFKVGTGGQAAEYLGEWDFPLNKLLHKALDIYMSRR from the coding sequence ATGAGCCTGACCCTGAGGACGATCAGTCGCGAGCAGCATCTGGCATACATCCAGAGCCTGCCCTCGGCGAGCCACATGCAGGTTCCTGCCTGGGCAGACGTCAAGGCGGAATGGCGCTCCGAGAGCCTCGGCTGGTTCGACGAGAAGACCGGCGAGCTCGTCGGCGCGGGTCTCGTCCTCTACCGCCAGCTGCCCAAGATCAAGCGCTATCTCGCCTATCTGCCCGAGGGCCCGGTCATCAACTGGTTCGCGCCGAATCTGACCGAGTGGCTGGAACCGATGCTCGCGCACCTCAAGCACCAGGGCGCCTTCTCGGTGAAGATGGGCCCGCCGGTGATCATCCGGCGCTGGGAGGCCACCTCCATCAAGGCGGGCATCCAGAACCCGGACGTGAAGCGCCTGCGGGACATCGAGGCCGACTTCATCGAGCCGCGCGCCTTCGAGGTCGCCGACAAGCTGCGCCGCATGGGCTGGCAGCAGGGCGAGGACGGGGGAGCCGGCTTCGGTGACGTCCAGCCCCGCTACGTCTACCAGGTGCCGCTCGCGAACCGCTCCCTGGAAGAGGTCCACAAGAACTTCAACCAGCTGTGGCGCCGCAACATCAAGAAGGCCGAGAAGGCCGGCGTCGAGGTCGTCCAGGGCGGCTACCAGGACCTCGAGGAATGGCAGCGGCTGTACGAGATCACCGCGGTGCGCGACCACTTCCGGCCCCGCCCCCTGTCGTACTTCCAGCGCATGTGGACGGCCCTCAACACCGAGGACCCCAACCGGATGCGGCTGTACTTCGCCCGGCACGAGGGTGTGAACCTGTCGGCGGCGACCATGCTGATCGTCGGCGGCCACGTCTGGTACTCCTACGGCGCCTCCGACAACATCGGCCGCGAGGTCCGGCCCTCGAACGCGATGCAGTGGCGGATGCTGCGCGACGCCTACGCGCTCGGCGCGACCGTCTACGACCTGCGGGGCATCTCCGACTCGCTGGACGAGACCGACCACCTCTTCGGTCTGATCCAGTTCAAGGTGGGCACGGGCGGTCAGGCGGCCGAGTACCTCGGCGAGTGGGACTTCCCGCTCAACAAGCTGCTCCACAAGGCTCTCGACATCTACATGTCGCGCCGCTGA
- a CDS encoding single-stranded DNA-binding protein: MAGETVITVVGNLVDDPELRFTPSGAAVAKFRVASTPRTFDRQTNEWKDGESLFLTCSVWRQAAENVAESLQRGMRVIVQGRLKQRSYEDREGVKRTVYELDVEEVGASLRSATAKVTKTAGGAGRGGQGGYGGGGAGGQGGGGWGGGPGGGQQGGGAPADDPWATGAPAGGNQGGGGGGWGGNSGGGGGGGYSDEPPF, from the coding sequence ATGGCAGGCGAGACCGTCATCACGGTCGTCGGCAATCTTGTCGACGACCCCGAGCTGCGCTTCACCCCTTCCGGTGCGGCGGTCGCGAAGTTCCGTGTCGCGTCCACCCCCCGCACCTTCGACCGTCAGACGAACGAGTGGAAGGACGGCGAGAGCCTGTTCCTGACCTGCTCGGTCTGGCGTCAGGCGGCGGAGAACGTCGCCGAGTCGCTCCAGCGAGGCATGCGCGTCATCGTGCAGGGCCGGCTGAAGCAGCGGTCCTACGAGGACCGTGAGGGCGTCAAGCGCACGGTCTACGAGCTGGACGTCGAGGAAGTCGGCGCCAGCCTGCGCAGTGCCACGGCCAAGGTCACCAAGACGGCCGGTGGTGCCGGTCGTGGTGGCCAGGGCGGTTACGGCGGCGGTGGAGCCGGCGGCCAGGGTGGCGGCGGCTGGGGCGGCGGCCCCGGCGGCGGTCAGCAGGGCGGCGGCGCTCCTGCCGACGACCCGTGGGCGACCGGCGCTCCCGCCGGTGGCAACCAGGGCGGCGGTGGCGGCGGCTGGGGTGGAAACTCCGGCGGCGGCGGTGGCGGCGGCTACTCGGACGAGCCCCCCTTCTAG
- the rpsR gene encoding 30S ribosomal protein S18, with protein sequence MAKPPVRKPKKKVCAFCKDKVQYVDYKDTNMLRKFISDRGKIRARRVTGNCTQHQRDVATAVKNSREMALLPYTSTAR encoded by the coding sequence ATGGCGAAGCCGCCTGTGCGCAAGCCTAAGAAGAAGGTCTGCGCTTTCTGCAAGGACAAGGTCCAGTACGTGGACTACAAGGACACGAACATGCTGCGGAAGTTCATTTCCGACCGCGGCAAGATCCGTGCCCGCCGCGTGACCGGCAACTGCACGCAGCACCAGCGTGACGTCGCCACGGCCGTGAAGAACAGCCGTGAGATGGCGCTGCTGCCCTACACGTCCACCGCGCGATAA
- a CDS encoding MATE family efflux transporter, with the protein MTQASAAPKATRRQHDREIVALAVPAFGALVAEPLFVMVDSAIVGHLGTAQLAGLGIASALLMTAVSVFVFLAYATTAAVARRVGAGDLQAAIRQGMDGIWLALLLGAAVIAVVLPTAPSIVELFGASDTAAPYATTYLRISALGIPAMLVVLASTGVLRGLQDTRTPLYVAIAGFVANAVLNAGLVYGADLGIAGSAWGTVIAQCGMAAAYLVVVVRGARRHGASLRPDAAGIRASAQAGVPLLVRTLSLRAILMIATAVAARLGDADIAAHQIILSLWSLLAFALDAIAIAGQAIIGRYLGAGDTEGARQACRRMVEWGIAVGVVLGVLVVLSRPLFLPLFTSDSTVKDTALPALVIVALSQPICGVVFVLDGVLMGAGDGPYLAWAMVITLAAFAPVALLVPALDGGLTALWAAMTLMMLIRMLTLWLRTRSGRWLVTGATR; encoded by the coding sequence ATGACACAGGCGTCCGCGGCCCCCAAGGCCACCCGGCGACAGCACGACCGCGAGATCGTCGCCCTCGCCGTCCCGGCCTTCGGCGCGCTTGTCGCCGAGCCCCTTTTCGTCATGGTCGACAGCGCGATCGTCGGCCATCTGGGTACTGCGCAACTCGCCGGTCTCGGCATCGCCTCAGCCCTTCTGATGACGGCCGTCAGTGTCTTCGTCTTCCTCGCCTACGCCACTACGGCCGCCGTAGCCCGCCGTGTAGGAGCGGGCGATCTCCAGGCCGCGATCCGTCAGGGCATGGACGGCATCTGGCTGGCACTGCTGCTCGGGGCAGCGGTCATCGCCGTCGTCCTCCCCACCGCCCCGTCGATCGTGGAACTCTTCGGGGCCTCTGACACCGCGGCTCCCTACGCCACGACCTATCTGCGCATCTCTGCCCTGGGCATCCCTGCCATGCTGGTGGTCCTCGCCTCGACCGGGGTACTCCGCGGGCTGCAGGACACCAGGACCCCTCTCTATGTCGCCATCGCCGGCTTCGTGGCCAACGCCGTTCTCAACGCAGGCCTCGTCTACGGCGCCGACCTCGGCATCGCGGGCTCTGCATGGGGCACAGTCATCGCCCAGTGCGGTATGGCGGCCGCCTATCTCGTGGTTGTCGTCCGAGGAGCCCGCAGGCACGGCGCTTCCTTGCGTCCTGACGCCGCAGGGATCAGAGCCTCCGCCCAAGCCGGTGTACCTCTGCTGGTCCGCACGCTTTCCCTGAGGGCGATCCTGATGATCGCGACAGCCGTTGCAGCCCGACTGGGGGACGCCGACATCGCCGCCCACCAGATCATTCTGTCCCTGTGGAGCCTGCTCGCCTTCGCTTTGGACGCCATCGCCATCGCCGGGCAGGCCATCATCGGCCGCTATCTGGGAGCCGGCGACACCGAAGGTGCCCGGCAGGCATGCCGTCGGATGGTCGAGTGGGGCATCGCGGTCGGGGTTGTTCTCGGCGTCCTGGTCGTACTCTCCCGACCGCTGTTCCTGCCCCTGTTCACCAGTGACTCCACGGTCAAGGACACCGCCCTGCCCGCTCTGGTGATCGTGGCGCTCTCCCAGCCGATCTGCGGTGTCGTCTTCGTCCTGGACGGCGTACTGATGGGTGCAGGCGATGGGCCCTACCTCGCCTGGGCCATGGTGATCACCCTGGCCGCCTTCGCCCCGGTAGCACTCCTCGTGCCCGCCCTGGACGGCGGTCTCACGGCCCTGTGGGCGGCGATGACCCTGATGATGCTGATCCGCATGCTGACGCTCTGGCTGCGCACTCGCTCAGGTCGCTGGCTCGTCACCGGGGCGACCCGCTGA